The following is a genomic window from Crossiella equi.
GTCTTCAACACCTGCGCGGTGCGGGAGAACGCCGACAACCGGCTCTACGGCAACCTCGGTCACCTGCGCCCGGTCAAGGACGCGCACCCGGGCATGCAGATCGCGGTCGGCGGCTGCCTCGCGCAGAAGGACCGCGGCGAGATCGTCAAGCGCGCGCCATGGGTGGACGTGGTGTTCGGCACGCACAACATCGGCTCGCTGCCGGTGCTGCTGGAGCGCGCCCGGCACAACGCCGAGGCCCAGGTCGAGATCCTGGAGTCGCTGGAGACCTTCCCGTCCACGCTGCCCGCGCGCCGCGACTCGGCGCACTCGGCGTGGGTGTCGATCTCGGTGGGCTGCAACAACACCTGCACCTTCTGCATCGTGCCCTCGCTGCGCGGCAAGGAGAAGGACCGCCGTCCCGGCGAGATCCTGGCCGAGGTGCAGGCGCTGGTGGCCGAGGGCGTGCTGGAGGTGACGCTGCTCGGGCAGAACGTCAACTCCTACGGCGTGGAGTTCGGCCAGCGCACCGCCTTCTCCGAGCTGCTGCGCGCCTGCGGCCAGGTCGAGGGCCTGGAGCGCGTGCGCTTCACCTCCCCGCACCCCAAGGACTTCACCGACGACGTCATCGCCGCGATGGCCGAGACGCCGAACGTGTGCCCGCAGCTGCACATGCCGTTGCAGTCCGGTTCGGACCGCGTGCTCAAGGCCATGCGCCGCTCGTACCGCAGCGACCGGTTCCTGTCCATTGTGGACAAGGTGCGCGCGGCCATGCCGGACGCGGCCATCACCACCGACATCATCGTCGGCTTCCCCGGGGAGACCGAGGAGGACTTCCAGGGCACGCTCGACGTGGTCGCCGCCTCCCGCTTCTCCTCGGCGTTCACCTTCCAGTACTCCAAGCGCCCCGGCACCCCGGCGGCGACCATGGCGGACCAGCTGCCCAAGCAGGTCGTGCAGGAGCGCTACGACCGCCTGATCGCGTTGCAGGAGCAGATCTCCTGGGAGCTCAACCGCGAGCAGGAGGGCAGGGTCGTCGAGGTCGTGGTGTCGGAGGGCGAGGGCCGCAAGGACACCGAGACCCGCCGCCTGTCCGGCCGGGCCCGCGACGGCCGCCTGGTGCACTTCAGGACCGACCGCACCGACATCCGGCCCGGGGACGTGGTCACCACCACGGTCACCTACGGTGCGCCGCACAACCTGATCGCGGACAGCGACCTGCTCTCCCACCGCCGCACCCGTGCGGGCGACAACTGGGAAGCCGGGCGCAGGCCGAAGACCTCCGGCGTCACGCTGGGCCTGCCGTCCTTCGGCGCGCCAGCGGTGGCGCCGGCACCAGCGGGAGTGGGCGGATGCAGCGTCAGCCGGTGAAGGACGAGGGGTTCGACGACATGGCCGAGTTCGCCGAGGAGCTCAAGGAAGCCGAACGCGCCGCGCAGCGCCGCATCGACCCGCCGGGCCGCAACGCCATGGTCATCGCGGGCGCGGTGTTCGTGCTGCTGTGCTCGGCGCTGCTGCCCTGGGTGGGCGACGCGGCGGGCTGGCAGGTCGTGCTCGGCCAGACCGACCCGGCGCTGAAGATCGGTGTGCTGCCCCGCGTGTTCGGCGGGTTCGCCATCGTCTTCGGCGTGCTGCTCACCGCGCTCACCCTCAGCGTGCGGTTGTGGGCGATGAGCTGGGCGGCCACCCTGGGCTGCTGGCTGGGCGTGATGTTCGGCCTGCTGTCGGTGTGGACGCGGCAGACCGTGATCGACGCGCCCGGCCCGAACTTCGGGCTGTTCGTGGCGATCCTGCCGCTGGCGGTCCTGGGCACGCAGTGGTTCCGGCTGTCCTGGAACCGGCAGTGAAAGAACTCCTGAGCGTTGACGGCGAATGCCGTAGAAGGTAAAGCCCACTGCCCGCGCGTCCTGAGCGCCGCGCTGGCCACCACGGGGCTGGCCGCCCTGCCCGCGACCGCCGCCGAACAGACCGAAGGCCCCGGCTCTCGCTGCCGGGGCCTTCGTGGCGTGCTCAGTCCTTCTTCTTGCGGAACAGCTTCAGCAGCGGGTCGTACCGCCGGTCCACCACGCGCTCCTTCAACGGGATCAGCGCGTTGTCGGTGATCTTGATGTGCTCCGGGCACACCTCGGTGCAGCACTTGGTGATGTTGCACAGCCCGAGCCCGTGCTGGGACTGCGCGTCGCCGTGTCGGTCCGCGGTGTCCAGCGGGTGCATCTCCAGCTCGGCGATGCGCATGAGGAAGCGTGGCCCGGAGAAGGACTCCTTGTTCTCCTCGTGGTCACGCACGACATGGCAGGTGTTCTGGCAAAGAAAACACTCGATGCACTTGCGGAACTCCTGCGAGCGCTCGACGTCCACCTGCTTCATCCGGTAGTCCCCCGGCGCCACGTCCTTGGGCGGCGCGAACGCCGGGACCTCCCTGGCCTTGACGTAGTTGAAGGACACGTCGGTGACCAGGTCGCGGATGACCGGGAAGGTGCGCATGGGCGTGACCGTGATGGTCTCGTCCTGACCGAAGGTGGACATGCGGGTCATGCACAGCAGGCGCGGCCTGCCGTTGATCTCCGCCGAGCACGAGCCGCACTTGCCCGCCTTGCAGTTCCACCGCACCGCCAGGTCCGGCGCCTGGGTGGCCTGCAGCCGGTGGATGATGTCCAGCACCACCTCGCCCTCGTTGACCTCCACGGTGAAGTCGGTGAGGTCGCCGCCGACGCTGTCGCCGCGCCACACCCGGAACTTCGCCTGGTAGCCCATGTCAGCCCGCCTCTCCGCGGTTGGCCGGATGGCCGCTCAGCTCGTCCTCGGTGTAGTACTTGCGCAGCTCCGCCAGCTCGAACAGCGACAGCAGGTCCTCGCGCATCGGCGCGGGCACCTCCCGGGTGACCTCGACGCCCTCGCCCGCCGCGGCGCACACCAGCAGGCTGTTGCGCCAGTCCGCGGCCATCACCGGGTGGTCGTCGCGGGTGTGCCCGCCCCGGCTCTCGGTGCGGATGAGCGCGGCCCGGGCCACGCACTCGCTGACCACCAGCATGTTCGCCAGGTCCAGGGCCAGGTGCCAGCCGGGGTTGAACTGGCGGTGGCCCTCCACGCCCGCGTGCGCGGCGCGGCGGCGCAGGTCGTCGAGCTTCTTGAGCGCCAGCTCCATCTCCTCGCCCTTGCGGATGATGCCGACCAGGTCGTTCATCACCTGCTGGAGCTCGGTGTGCAGCGTGTACGGGTTCTCCACCGGCCCGTCCACCACGGCGGCGTTGAACGGCGCGAGCGCGGCGGTCGCGGCACTGTCCACATCGGACTGGTGCACCACCGGCCGGGCCTGGCCGAGCCCGGCCACGTACTCCGCCGCGCCCGCACCGGCCCGCCGTCCGAAGACCAGCAGGTCCGACAGCGAGTTGCCACCCAGGCGGTTGGAGCCGTGCATGCCGCCGGAGACCTCACCCGCGGCGAACAGGCCGGGCACGCGGGACTGCCCGGTGTCCGGGTCGACCTGCACCCCGCCCATCACGTAGTGGCAGGTCGGGCCGACCTCCATCGGCTCGGCGGTGATGTCGACGTCGGCCAGCTCCTTGAACTGGTGGTGCATCGACGGCAGCCGCCGGGTGATCTCCTCGGCGGGCAGGCGGCTGGAGACGTCCAGGAAGACCCCGCCGTGCGGCGAGCCCCTACCGGCCTTGACCTCGGAGTTGATCGCGCGGGCCACCTCGTCGCGGGGCAGCAGCTCCGGCGGGCGGAGGTTGTTGTCCGGGTCGGTGTACCAGCGGTCGCCCTCCTCCTCGGTCTTGGCGTACTTGTCCTTGAACACCTCCGGGATGTAGTCGAACATGAACCGGCGGCCCTCGGAGTTGCGCAGCACACCGCCGTCGCCGCGCACCGACTCGGTGACCAGGATGCCCTTCACACTGGGCGGCCAGACCATGCCGGTCGGGTGGAACTGCACGAACTCCATGTTGATCAGCGTGGCGCCCGCGCGCAGGGCAAGGGCGTGCCCGTCGCCGGTGTACTCCCAGGAGTTCGAGGTGACCTTGAACGACTTGCCGATGCCGCCGGTGGCCAGCACCACGGCCGGGGTGTCGAACAGGATGAACCGGCCGGACTCGCGCCAGTAGCCGAACGCGCCGGAGACCCGGTCGCCGTCCTTGAGCAGCTCGGTGACCGTGCACTCGGCGAAGACCTTCAGGCGGGCCTCGTAGTCGCCGTACTCGGCCTTGTCCTCCTGTTGCAGGGAGACGATCTTCTGCTGGAGCGTGCGGATGAGCTCCAGGCCGGTGCGGTCGCCGACGTGCGCCAGGCGCGGGTACTCGTGCCCGCCGAAGTTGCGCTGGCTGATGCGGCCGTCCTTGGTGCGGTCGAACAGGGCGCCGTAGGTCTCCAGCTCCCACACCCGCTGCGGCGCCTCCTGCGCGTGCAGCTCGGCCATCCGCCAGTTGTTCAGGAACTTGCCGCCCCGCATGGTGTCGCGGAAGTGCACCTTCCAGTTGTCACCGGAGTTCACATTGCCCATGGCCGCGGCGATACCGCCCTCGGCCATCACCGTGTGCGCCTTGCCGAACAGGGACTTGCACACGATGGCCACGCGCAGGCCGTGCTCCCTGGCCTCGATGGCCGCACGCAAACCGGCGCCTCCGGCACCGATCACCACGACGTCGTAGCTGTGCCGTTCGACTTCACTCATGCGTTGTCAGATCCCCTGAGGTCAGTTGAAGAGGCGCAGGTCGGTGAGCGCACCGCTCGCGACGAGCGCGACGTACAGGTCCGTCAGCCCGACCGAGGCCAGTGAGGCCCAGGCCAGCTGCATGTGCCTGCCGTTGAGCTTGGACACCTTGGTCCACAGCCAGTAGCGCACCGGGTGCTTGGAGAAGTGGGTGAGCTTGCCGCCGATGATGTGGCGGCACGAGTGGCAGGACACCGTGTACGCCCAGATCAGCGCGACGTTGACCACCATGATCACCGAGCCGAGGCCGATGCCGAAGCCGCCGTCCTGGCCGTGGAAGGAGATCACCGCGTCCCAGGTGAGCACGCCGGCCACCGGGATCGCCGCGTAGAAGAAGTACCGGTGGATGTTCTGCACGATCAGCGGGAACCGCGTCTCACCGGTGTACTTCGCGTGCGGCTCGGCCACCGCGCAGGCCGGGGGCGAGAACCAGAACGCCCGGTAGTAGGCCTTGCGGTAGTAGTAGCAGGTCAGCCGGAAGCCCAGCACGAACGGCAGGACGAACAGCGGGGGCGTGACCAGGAAGCCGAGGTCCGGGAACCACTGGCCGAAGTGCGACGATCCGGCGACGCAAGCCTCGGACAGGCAGGGCGAGTAGAACGGCGCCAGGTACTGGTACTCGGGCACCCAGTACGCGGTGTTCATGAAGGTGCGGACCAGGCCGTACACGATGAAGACGGTCAGCCCGGTGAAGGTGAGCAGCGGCGAGAGCCACCACCGGTCGGTGCGCAGCGTCCGTGCGTCGATGCGCGCCCGACCGGCGGTGTTGTCGGAAACCGTCATGGAGTCCCTTGGTCGCTGGTGTCCGCGTCGTTGCGAGTCAGCGTTCGTCTGGCTCTCCGTGCAGCAGGCGTGCCGCTACCGGTGCGCCCGGTAGCCGCCCACCCCCTCGTCATCGGCCCCGCGCCACAGGTCGGGGTCGTACGGGGTGTCGGAGACGACGACCATCTCTCGTTCTGCGGCCGACCTGGGGGTCGGCAGCCCGGAGAGTTCGGCGGCATCGATGTCGAGCCGGTCGACGTCGTTGGCGATCCGGCGGACCGCCGTGGTGTCGCCGTAACGCAGCCGCAGCTGGGTCAGGCTCTGGCGCAGTTCACCGATCGCCTTCTGCAAAGCCGCCAGTTCCGTGTCCGGCATACCGAACACCTCCCTCGACGCGTCGTGGTGGTGTGGCAGATGCTGCCCCCACCGAGGGTCGTGTGACAAGGCCCACACGCCAGGATTCATCCCTTGATCGCACGCCACGCGCATCCGGGCGCCATCCGGGCGGTTCACGCTTCTGTATCGGTTTTGTTGTTACCGGGGAGTTACGCCTATCGTGTGACGCGTACAACTGACTGCCAGTTACGCGGCGCCAAAGTCGTCTCCGCGGGGTCCCACCAGACCCAGTGAACCGACGAGGAGCCACGGCATGAGCCAGCTTCATCCGGTGATCGCGGACGTCACCGCCCGGATCACCGAGCGCAGTGCGCGTTCCCGCGCCGCCTACCTGCGCCGCGTCACCGCCGCGGCGGGCGAGGGCCCCGCCCGCGGCAGCCTCGGGTGCAGCAACCTCGCGCACGGTTTCGCGGGCATCACGGGCCCGGACAAGGCGCTGCTGCGGGCCAACCGGGCACCGGGCGTGGCCATCGTGTCCAGCTACAACGACATGCTCTCCGCGCACAAGCCGTTCGCCGACTACCCCGAGCAGATCAAGGCCGCGGTGCGCGCGGCGGGCGGGGTCGCCCAGTTCGCCGGGGGTGTGCCCGCCATGTGCGACGGCATCACCCAGGGCCGGGGCGGCATGGAGCTGTCGCTGTTCAGCCGCGAGGTCATCGCCATGGCCACCGGTGTCGCGCTCTCGCACGAGATGTTCGACGGCGCCCTGCTGCTCGGCGTGTGCGACAAGATCGTGCCCGGCCTGCTGATCGGCGCGCTCGCCTTCGGGCACCTGCCCACGATCCTCATCCCGGCCGGTCCGATGGCCTCCGGCCTGGCCAATGGCGAGAAGGCCCGCGTGCGGCAGCTCTTCGCCGAGGGCAAGGCCACCCGCGAGGACCTCCTGGAGGCCGAGGCCGCCTCCTACCACTCGCCCGGGACCTGCACCTTCTACGGCACGGCCAACTCCAACCAGCTCGTGGTCGAGGTGATGGGCCTGCACCTGCCCGGCGCCTCGTTCGTCCCGCCGGACACCGCGCTGCGCACCGCGCTCACCGAGCACGCCGCCCGGCGTGTGGTGGAGCTGGCGCACGGGCGTGGCGAGTTCACGCCGATCGGCGAGGTGGTGGACGAGAGGTCCGTGGTCAACGGCGTGGTCGCGCTGCTGGCCACCGGCGGGTCGACCAACCACACCCTGCACCTGCCCGCGATCGCCGCGGCCGCGGGCATCCAGCTGACCTGGGACGATTTCAGCGACCTGTCGCGAGTGGTGCCCTTGCTCGCGCGGATCTACCCGAACGGCGCCGCCGACATCAACCACTTCCACGCCGCGGGCGGGGTGCCGTACCTGGTGGGCGAGCTGCTCGACGCCGGGCTGCTGCACCGCGACGTGCGCACCGTGGCCGGCCCCGGCCTGCACCGGTACCGGCAGGAGCCCTACCTGGACGGCGACGGGCTGGCCTGGCGGGACGCGCCGCGGACGAGCCAGGCGCCCGAGGTGCTGACCGGCGTGCGCGAGCCGTTCTCCGCCGACGGCGGGCTGCGCGTGCTGCACGGCAACCTCGGCCAGTCGGTGATCAAGGTGTCCGCGGTCAAGCCCGAGCACCGGGTGGTCATGGCGCCCGCGCGCGTGTTCACCGACCAGCACTCCTTCGCCGAGGCCTTCGCCCGGGGCGAGGTCGACGGGGACGTCGTGGTGGTCGTGCGCAACCAGGGGCCGCGCGCCAACGGCATGCCGGAGCTGCACGGGCTGACCCCGGCGCTGGGCGTGCTGCAGGACCGGGGGCACCGGGTCGCGCTGGTCACCGACGGCCGGATGTCCGGCGCCTCGGGCAAGATCCCGGCCGCCATCCAGGTCACGCCCGAGGCCGCGGTCGGCGGTCTGCTGAACCGGGTCCGCGACGGTGACATGATCCGCCTGGACGCCGAGGCCGGGATCCTGGAGGTCCTCGTGCCCGACGCCGAGCTGGCCGCCCGCGCGGTCGTGGACGGTCCGCCCGCCGACGAGGAGTGGGTGGGCGTGGGCCGCGAGCTGTTCGGCGCGCTGCGCGGCGCGGTCGGCCCGGCCAGCCAGGGCGCCAGCGTGTTCCCCCTGCCGTCCCCGGCAGGCACACCCATGGAGGTAGTTCAGTGACCACCGCACGGGAGCTCCTGTCCGTCTCCCCCGTCATCCCGGTCGTCGTCATCGATGACATCGCGCACGCGGTGCCTCTCGCGCGAGCCCTGGTGCGCGGTGGGATCCGGGTCATCGAGGTGACGCTGCGCACCGAGGCGGGGCTGCCCGCGATCGAGCGCATCGCGGCCGAGGTGCCGGACATCCTGGTGGGCGCGGGCACGGTGATCACGCCGGAGCAGGCCGAGGCGTCGGTGAAGGCGGGCAGCTCGTTCCTGGTCACCCCGGGCACCACCGACCGGCTGCTGGACGCCCTGGAGGGTTCGGGGGTGCCGTTCCTGCCGGGTGCGGCGACGATCTCGGAGGCGTTGAAGCTGTCCGAGCGGGGGCACGAGACGCTGAAGTTCTTCCCGGCCGAGCAGAGCGGTGGCACGCCGTTCCTCAAGGCGCTCAGCGGTCCGCTGCCCGGGCTGCGGTTCTGCCCGACCGGGGGCATCACGCCCACCAGCGCGCGCGGTTACCTGGCGCTGCCCAACGTCGGCTGCGTCGGCGGATCGTGGCTGACGCCCAAGGACGCGCTGGCCGCCGGGGACTGGGCGACGGTGGAACGCCTTGCGGCGGAAGCGCTTTCGCTGGGCTGAGCTCCGCGGATGCCCTGTACCCGTTGTGCGGCAACGGGTACAGGGCATTCCTTTGAACACCAACGGAACCGGGTGAGCGACCGCCACCCGTCAGGGGGCGCCCACCCCACCGGAGTCACTCCGGGTGCCGGGAACCCCTTCCCCCTATGGGGATTTCCCGTGCCCAACGGGCACACCACCACACCTTCCGCTGAATCCCGTGCCTCCGGCCATTCCTCCCCACCCCTCCCCAATACATTTGCCCCATGTCCTCCCATCCCCCCTCCATCCGCGCCCGGGCCTTGGGCGCCGAACTGCGCCGCAAGCGCGAACAGGCCGGGTACTCCGGCATGGACCTGGCCCGCCGCACCGGGTGGTCGCACAGCAAGATCTCCCGTCTGGAGAGCGGCGACCGGGGCACCACGGTCGCCGACATCGCCTACCTGCTGGGCTTCTTCGGCTGCTCCGACGCCGAGACCGCCCGCCTGCTCGACCTGTTGCGCGACGCGCCGGAGGGGGTGTGGGCGTGCCCGCGCCCGCGCACCCCACCGGCCCACGAGGCCTCCGCGATCCAGGCCTACGCCCCGCTGCTGGTCCCGCCGCTGCTGCGCACCGAGGCCTATACCGAGGCCCTGGGCCACCCACCGGCCGCGTCCTCCCCGCTGCACCGGGCCTACCCGCCCACGGCGCACTTCCACCTCGACGAAGCGGCGCTGCACCGCCGGGTGGGCACCCCGGAGACCATGCACGACCAGCTGCTGCACCTGGTCTTCGCCAGCAACTGGCCCCACGTCGCCATCCGGGTCATCCCCCTGTCCGCGGGCGCCCACGCGGGCCTGTCGGGCGAGTTCAGCCTGCTCCGCTACGGCCAGGACCGCCCGGTGGTCCACCTCCCCCAGGAAACCCAGGACCTGTACCTGGAATCCGCCCCGGACATCGCCACCTACCGCAACATCCTGGCCGAGCTCGACCACATCGCCCTCTCCCCCACCGACACCCGCACCCTGCTCACCACCCTGGCCGCCACCACCGCCACCACCGCCACCGCCGCCTGACCCCCGGAGGCCCGGACGACCGGGCGGCGGGGGCCAGGCGACGGTGGCGGCCGAACACCCCGGGCAGCGACGGCCCGGGCAGCGGGGCTCGGGCGAACCTTCGCCCGATGCCCGGCCAGCGGAGATCCCGCTGGGCCGGGGCCCGCGTACCCGGCTGCCGTCAGCGGGTGTTCCGAGCCCGGGCAAGCGCGGCCACCCGGCCGCACCGTATGGGCTCCTGACCTCGGCTGATCGTCTGTGCCCGCCTGGCACAGGCCCTGGGGTCACTCGATTCGGGGACTTCCGGAGAAAGTTGGCGATGATCGGCAACCAACGCCCGGGCTGTTGCGTGTCAGGGGAGAAGCCAGCGCCACAGAACTTCCCCCGGGGGTGCACCATGACCGAGGTCGCGGAGTCCGTCTCCGCAGTTGCGGATCTCGCCCAGCTGCGCGTGCTGACCGCGCACGGGTATCGCTCGTTGCGGCTCGGCATGGGAGAGGCCGAGGCCATGGCGACCGGGTTGCTCACCGGTGAGGACACCAGCGGGGTGTGCCGGTTCTACCGGTTCGTCCACACCGAGGGCAGCCAGCCCAAGACCAGTGGGGTGTTCATCTCGCCCACCAACGGGGTGGTCATGATCGGGGGCACCTCGAAGATGCTGACGCCGCAGGGAGTGTGGCGCGGCAGTGAGCTCGCCGACCTGCGCGACGCCTACCCCGTGCTGCGCCGCGACCGGCTGTGCGACTGGATCTACCGGGCCGCCGCGCCCGGCAACCCGCGCGCCCACTACTGGTTCACCGTCGAGGGCGGGCGGGTCACCGACTTCGGGCTGCAGGCCAGCGAGCTGTGAGCCCCGGCTCGGTCTAGGAGTACTGGAGCAGGGCCAGGGCCTCCGGGACCGAGTCGACCACCGGGCGGCCGGTGACCTCGAGTTTGCGCCGCGTCATCATCCCGGTGGTGACCAGGACGCAGGAGGTACCGGCCGCCTCGGCGGCGTCGGAGTCGTCCACCACGTCACCGATCAGCACCACCTCCGCCGGGTCCAGGGCCAGGGCGTCCAGGTGGGCGACCAGGTGCTCGGCCTTCGAGCCGCCACCCGTCTGGATCCGCAGGCCGTCGACCCGGGCGAAGAGGTCGCTCAGGCCGAACTGGGTGACCAGCGGGACCAGCTCGTGGTGGAACCACATGGACAGCAGGGACTGCGTGCCGCCGGTGGCCGCCCAGGTGTGCAGCGCGTCCGGCACGCCCGTGGCCAGGCCGCACGTGTCCAGGACCTCGCGGTAGGCCTCGTGGTAGGTCTTGTCCAGGTGGCCCCAGTCCTCGTCGGTGAGCTGCCGTTCCAGCAGCGCCGAGTAGCAGGCCAGCAGCGGCCGGGAGAAGGTCTCCCGCCAGTGGTCCAGGGTGATCGCGGGTCGGCCGAAGCTGGCGCAGACCTGGTTCACCGAGTCGAGTACCGCGTGGTTGTCGTCGAGCAGCGTGCCGTTCCAGTCCCAGACGATGTGCTTCACCGGCGGATCATATGCCGACAGACTGGGACGCCCGTACCGGTTTTCAGCCGCGCGCGTTCAGCCGCGCCGCCTGCCGGGTGAGGTGGCCGCGCTCGGCCAGGTTGGTCGCCTGGGCCGCCGCCTCCGCGTACAGCTTCGCCGCCTCGGCCAGGTCGCCATCGCGTTCCCGCAGGTAGGCGGCCACCGCGCGGTACCTCGGCAGCTCCGGGTCCACCTGCGCCAGCGCCGCCAGCCCGGCCCGCGCGCCGTCCGCCTCGCCGACCGCCACCGCGCGGTTGAGCCGCACCACCGGGTTGTCGGTCAGGCCGACCAGCTCGTCGTACCACTCCACGATCTGCACCCAGTCGGTCTCCGCCGCCCGGGGCGCGTCCGCGTGCAGCGCCGCGATCGCCGCCTGCGCCTGGAACTCGCCCAGCCGGTCCCGGGCCAGCGCCGCCTGCAGGACGGCCACGCCCTCGGCGATCAGCGTGGTGTCCCAGCGGGTCCGGTCCTGCTCGGCCAGCGGGACCAGGCTGCCGTCCGGTGCGGTGCGGGAGGCGCGCCGCGCGTGGTGCAGCAGCATCAGCGCCAGCAGCCCGGCAACCTCCGGGTGGTCGATCACCGTGGCCAGCTGCCGGGTGAGCCGGATGGCCTCGGCGGCCAGGTCGACGTCCCCGGAGTAGCCCTCGTTGAACACCAGGTACAGCACGCGCAGCACGGTGGCGACGTCGCCGGGCTGGTCGAACCGCACCCCGCCGACCGTGCGCTTGGCCCGGCTGATGCGCTGGGCCATGGTCGCCTCGGGCACCAGGTAGGCCTGCGCGATCTGCCGGGTGGTCAGCCCGCCGACCGCGCGCAGCGTGAGCGCGACCGCCGAGGACGGCGTCAGCGACGGGTGCGCGCACAGGAAGTACAGCTGGAGCGTGTCCTCGGCGGCCGGTACCGGGCCCGGCGCGGGCTCGGTGTGCACGGTGTCCTCCCGGCGGCGCCGCGCGGTGTCCGCCCGGGCCACGTCGAGGAACTTGCGCCAGGCCACCGTGACCAGCCAGCCCTTGGGGTCCGAGGGCTCCCCCGCGGGCCAGGTGCGCACCGCCTCGACCAGCGCCTCCTGCACGGCGTCCTCGGCCGAGGCGAAGTCGGCGCCGCGGCGGACGAGGATGCCGAGCACCCCGGGTGTGAGGGCGCGGAGCAGGGCTTCGTTCACCGGGGTGCCCACTCAGCGGAACCGGGCTCGGAACCGGGCGGCGAGGTGTAGAAGGGACGCACCTCCAACCACTCGTGGATCGGCTCGCCACCCGCGCCCGGAGCGGCCGACAGCTCCCCGGCCAGCTCGACCGCACGCTCCTCGCTGGCCACGTCGATCACCATCCACCCCGCGATGAGGTCCTTGGTCTCGGCGAACGGGCCGTCGGTGACCGGCGGACGGCCCTCGCCGTCGTAGCGCACC
Proteins encoded in this region:
- a CDS encoding succinate dehydrogenase/fumarate reductase iron-sulfur subunit; translation: MGYQAKFRVWRGDSVGGDLTDFTVEVNEGEVVLDIIHRLQATQAPDLAVRWNCKAGKCGSCSAEINGRPRLLCMTRMSTFGQDETITVTPMRTFPVIRDLVTDVSFNYVKAREVPAFAPPKDVAPGDYRMKQVDVERSQEFRKCIECFLCQNTCHVVRDHEENKESFSGPRFLMRIAELEMHPLDTADRHGDAQSQHGLGLCNITKCCTEVCPEHIKITDNALIPLKERVVDRRYDPLLKLFRKKKD
- the eda gene encoding bifunctional 4-hydroxy-2-oxoglutarate aldolase/2-dehydro-3-deoxy-phosphogluconate aldolase, which translates into the protein MTTARELLSVSPVIPVVVIDDIAHAVPLARALVRGGIRVIEVTLRTEAGLPAIERIAAEVPDILVGAGTVITPEQAEASVKAGSSFLVTPGTTDRLLDALEGSGVPFLPGAATISEALKLSERGHETLKFFPAEQSGGTPFLKALSGPLPGLRFCPTGGITPTSARGYLALPNVGCVGGSWLTPKDALAAGDWATVERLAAEALSLG
- a CDS encoding HAD family hydrolase: MKHIVWDWNGTLLDDNHAVLDSVNQVCASFGRPAITLDHWRETFSRPLLACYSALLERQLTDEDWGHLDKTYHEAYREVLDTCGLATGVPDALHTWAATGGTQSLLSMWFHHELVPLVTQFGLSDLFARVDGLRIQTGGGSKAEHLVAHLDALALDPAEVVLIGDVVDDSDAAEAAGTSCVLVTTGMMTRRKLEVTGRPVVDSVPEALALLQYS
- a CDS encoding fumarate reductase/succinate dehydrogenase flavoprotein subunit yields the protein MSEVERHSYDVVVIGAGGAGLRAAIEAREHGLRVAIVCKSLFGKAHTVMAEGGIAAAMGNVNSGDNWKVHFRDTMRGGKFLNNWRMAELHAQEAPQRVWELETYGALFDRTKDGRISQRNFGGHEYPRLAHVGDRTGLELIRTLQQKIVSLQQEDKAEYGDYEARLKVFAECTVTELLKDGDRVSGAFGYWRESGRFILFDTPAVVLATGGIGKSFKVTSNSWEYTGDGHALALRAGATLINMEFVQFHPTGMVWPPSVKGILVTESVRGDGGVLRNSEGRRFMFDYIPEVFKDKYAKTEEEGDRWYTDPDNNLRPPELLPRDEVARAINSEVKAGRGSPHGGVFLDVSSRLPAEEITRRLPSMHHQFKELADVDITAEPMEVGPTCHYVMGGVQVDPDTGQSRVPGLFAAGEVSGGMHGSNRLGGNSLSDLLVFGRRAGAGAAEYVAGLGQARPVVHQSDVDSAATAALAPFNAAVVDGPVENPYTLHTELQQVMNDLVGIIRKGEEMELALKKLDDLRRRAAHAGVEGHRQFNPGWHLALDLANMLVVSECVARAALIRTESRGGHTRDDHPVMAADWRNSLLVCAAAGEGVEVTREVPAPMREDLLSLFELAELRKYYTEDELSGHPANRGEAG
- a CDS encoding helix-turn-helix domain-containing protein gives rise to the protein MSSHPPSIRARALGAELRRKREQAGYSGMDLARRTGWSHSKISRLESGDRGTTVADIAYLLGFFGCSDAETARLLDLLRDAPEGVWACPRPRTPPAHEASAIQAYAPLLVPPLLRTEAYTEALGHPPAASSPLHRAYPPTAHFHLDEAALHRRVGTPETMHDQLLHLVFASNWPHVAIRVIPLSAGAHAGLSGEFSLLRYGQDRPVVHLPQETQDLYLESAPDIATYRNILAELDHIALSPTDTRTLLTTLAATTATTATAA
- a CDS encoding Rv2732c family membrane protein, whose translation is MKDEGFDDMAEFAEELKEAERAAQRRIDPPGRNAMVIAGAVFVLLCSALLPWVGDAAGWQVVLGQTDPALKIGVLPRVFGGFAIVFGVLLTALTLSVRLWAMSWAATLGCWLGVMFGLLSVWTRQTVIDAPGPNFGLFVAILPLAVLGTQWFRLSWNRQ
- the miaB gene encoding tRNA (N6-isopentenyl adenosine(37)-C2)-methylthiotransferase MiaB, coding for MTRSYEIRTYGCQMNVHDSERLAGLMEDAGYVRAGTGDGADVVVFNTCAVRENADNRLYGNLGHLRPVKDAHPGMQIAVGGCLAQKDRGEIVKRAPWVDVVFGTHNIGSLPVLLERARHNAEAQVEILESLETFPSTLPARRDSAHSAWVSISVGCNNTCTFCIVPSLRGKEKDRRPGEILAEVQALVAEGVLEVTLLGQNVNSYGVEFGQRTAFSELLRACGQVEGLERVRFTSPHPKDFTDDVIAAMAETPNVCPQLHMPLQSGSDRVLKAMRRSYRSDRFLSIVDKVRAAMPDAAITTDIIVGFPGETEEDFQGTLDVVAASRFSSAFTFQYSKRPGTPAATMADQLPKQVVQERYDRLIALQEQISWELNREQEGRVVEVVVSEGEGRKDTETRRLSGRARDGRLVHFRTDRTDIRPGDVVTTTVTYGAPHNLIADSDLLSHRRTRAGDNWEAGRRPKTSGVTLGLPSFGAPAVAPAPAGVGGCSVSR
- the edd gene encoding phosphogluconate dehydratase, which gives rise to MSQLHPVIADVTARITERSARSRAAYLRRVTAAAGEGPARGSLGCSNLAHGFAGITGPDKALLRANRAPGVAIVSSYNDMLSAHKPFADYPEQIKAAVRAAGGVAQFAGGVPAMCDGITQGRGGMELSLFSREVIAMATGVALSHEMFDGALLLGVCDKIVPGLLIGALAFGHLPTILIPAGPMASGLANGEKARVRQLFAEGKATREDLLEAEAASYHSPGTCTFYGTANSNQLVVEVMGLHLPGASFVPPDTALRTALTEHAARRVVELAHGRGEFTPIGEVVDERSVVNGVVALLATGGSTNHTLHLPAIAAAAGIQLTWDDFSDLSRVVPLLARIYPNGAADINHFHAAGGVPYLVGELLDAGLLHRDVRTVAGPGLHRYRQEPYLDGDGLAWRDAPRTSQAPEVLTGVREPFSADGGLRVLHGNLGQSVIKVSAVKPEHRVVMAPARVFTDQHSFAEAFARGEVDGDVVVVVRNQGPRANGMPELHGLTPALGVLQDRGHRVALVTDGRMSGASGKIPAAIQVTPEAAVGGLLNRVRDGDMIRLDAEAGILEVLVPDAELAARAVVDGPPADEEWVGVGRELFGALRGAVGPASQGASVFPLPSPAGTPMEVVQ